Proteins from one Hoplias malabaricus isolate fHopMal1 chromosome 2, fHopMal1.hap1, whole genome shotgun sequence genomic window:
- the LOC136686539 gene encoding zinc finger protein 135-like isoform X2 — MVSHCMVHSVLYSTLLCFSASPPDVLSCEDIKEEHGPELVSFLEDYTPHENSFSDVSHLTEDLRIHSGEESYICSLCGQNLSSETSLKRHQEMHDGKRPHQCSQCEWSFARLPDLKQHEKIHTGEKPFTCSECGKGFLKSIRLKTHMMIHTGEKPYTCAACGKQFSQANNLKSHMMIHTGEKPFSCAECGKSFLRLFDYKTHVMIHTEKKPFSCSECGKSFSLSGRLKTHMMIHTGEKPFICSECGKGFSASKNLKSHMMTHTGEKLFSCSQCGKSFTNSRALKKHMYKHTGNKPYQCSECEKSFIQLSDLKDHQRIHTGEKPFICSQCGKSFASASGLGYHMYIHTGNKPHQCSECGKGFIQLSKFKTHQMIHTGERPFACPQCGKTSTTLSNLKIHMRIHTSVRMNVDHI; from the exons ATGGTTTCCCACTGCATGGTCCATTCTGTACTCTACTCGACTCTGCTCTGCTTCTCAGCTTCTCCACCag ATGTACTGTCATGTGAAGACATTAAAGAGGAGCACGGTCCAGAACTGGTGTCCTTTCTGGAAGATTACACTCCACATGAAAACAGTTTCAGTGATGTTTCCCACCTGACTGAAGACCTGAGAATTCATTCTGGAGAAGAGTCCTACATCTGTTCACTATGTGGGCAAAATTTAAGCTCAGAGACTTCTCTGAAACGTCACCAGGAAATGCACGACGGAAAGAGACCCCACCAGTGTTCTCAGTGCGAGTGGAGCTTCGCTCGTTTGCCGGACTTAAAACAGCATGAAAAAATTCATACCGGAGAAAAACCCTTCACCTGCTCAGAGTGCGGAAAAGGCTTCTTAAAATCCATCCGCCTCAAAACTCACATGAtgattcacaccggagagaagcctTACACATGTGCAGCCTGCGGAAAACAGTTTTCTCAAGCGAACAACCTTAAGTCCCACATGATGATTCATACTGGAGAAAAGCCGTTCAGCTGCGCTGAGTGCGGGAAGAGTTTTTTGAGGTTGTTTGACTATAAAACCCATGTGATGATTCATACCGAGAAGAAGCCTTTTTCCTGCTCTGAGTGCGGGAAGAGTTTTTCACTCTCAGGCCGCCTTAAAACCCACATGATGATTCATACGGGAGAAAAGCCCTTTATCTGCTCCGAGTGCGGGAAAGGTTTTTCAGCATCTAAAAATCTGAAAAGTCACATGATGACCCATACTGGAGAGAAGCTGTTCTCCTGCTCtcagtgtgggaagagtttcacAAATTCTAGAGCTTTGAAAAAGcacatgtacaaacacacagggaacaaaccgtatcagtgctcagagtgtgagaAGAGCTTCATACAGCTCTCAGACCTAAAAGACCACCAGAGGATTCATACCGGTGAGAAGCCTTTCATCTGTTCTCAGTGTGGGAAGAGCTTCGCCAGCGCCAGCGGCCTTGGATATCACATGTACATTCACACTGGAAACAAACCTCACCAGTGCTCCGAGTGTGGGAAGGGCTTCATCCAACTCTCAAAGTTTAAAACGCACCAAATGATTCACACCGGAGAGCGGCCTTTCGCCTGCCCTCAGTGTGGGAAGACGTCCACTACGCTGTCCAACCTTAAAATCCACATGAGGATACACACATCAGTACGAATGAATGTGGACCACATTTAA
- the LOC136686539 gene encoding zinc finger protein 135-like isoform X4: MNVLSCEDIKEEHGPELVSFLEDYTPHENSFSDVSHLTEDLRIHSGEESYICSLCGQNLSSETSLKRHQEMHDGKRPHQCSQCEWSFARLPDLKQHEKIHTGEKPFTCSECGKGFLKSIRLKTHMMIHTGEKPYTCAACGKQFSQANNLKSHMMIHTGEKPFSCAECGKSFLRLFDYKTHVMIHTEKKPFSCSECGKSFSLSGRLKTHMMIHTGEKPFICSECGKGFSASKNLKSHMMTHTGEKLFSCSQCGKSFTNSRALKKHMYKHTGNKPYQCSECEKSFIQLSDLKDHQRIHTGEKPFICSQCGKSFASASGLGYHMYIHTGNKPHQCSECGKGFIQLSKFKTHQMIHTGERPFACPQCGKTSTTLSNLKIHMRIHTSVRMNVDHI; encoded by the exons atga ATGTACTGTCATGTGAAGACATTAAAGAGGAGCACGGTCCAGAACTGGTGTCCTTTCTGGAAGATTACACTCCACATGAAAACAGTTTCAGTGATGTTTCCCACCTGACTGAAGACCTGAGAATTCATTCTGGAGAAGAGTCCTACATCTGTTCACTATGTGGGCAAAATTTAAGCTCAGAGACTTCTCTGAAACGTCACCAGGAAATGCACGACGGAAAGAGACCCCACCAGTGTTCTCAGTGCGAGTGGAGCTTCGCTCGTTTGCCGGACTTAAAACAGCATGAAAAAATTCATACCGGAGAAAAACCCTTCACCTGCTCAGAGTGCGGAAAAGGCTTCTTAAAATCCATCCGCCTCAAAACTCACATGAtgattcacaccggagagaagcctTACACATGTGCAGCCTGCGGAAAACAGTTTTCTCAAGCGAACAACCTTAAGTCCCACATGATGATTCATACTGGAGAAAAGCCGTTCAGCTGCGCTGAGTGCGGGAAGAGTTTTTTGAGGTTGTTTGACTATAAAACCCATGTGATGATTCATACCGAGAAGAAGCCTTTTTCCTGCTCTGAGTGCGGGAAGAGTTTTTCACTCTCAGGCCGCCTTAAAACCCACATGATGATTCATACGGGAGAAAAGCCCTTTATCTGCTCCGAGTGCGGGAAAGGTTTTTCAGCATCTAAAAATCTGAAAAGTCACATGATGACCCATACTGGAGAGAAGCTGTTCTCCTGCTCtcagtgtgggaagagtttcacAAATTCTAGAGCTTTGAAAAAGcacatgtacaaacacacagggaacaaaccgtatcagtgctcagagtgtgagaAGAGCTTCATACAGCTCTCAGACCTAAAAGACCACCAGAGGATTCATACCGGTGAGAAGCCTTTCATCTGTTCTCAGTGTGGGAAGAGCTTCGCCAGCGCCAGCGGCCTTGGATATCACATGTACATTCACACTGGAAACAAACCTCACCAGTGCTCCGAGTGTGGGAAGGGCTTCATCCAACTCTCAAAGTTTAAAACGCACCAAATGATTCACACCGGAGAGCGGCCTTTCGCCTGCCCTCAGTGTGGGAAGACGTCCACTACGCTGTCCAACCTTAAAATCCACATGAGGATACACACATCAGTACGAATGAATGTGGACCACATTTAA
- the LOC136686539 gene encoding zinc finger protein 135-like isoform X3, with the protein MKDVLSCEDIKEEHGPELVSFLEDYTPHENSFSDVSHLTEDLRIHSGEESYICSLCGQNLSSETSLKRHQEMHDGKRPHQCSQCEWSFARLPDLKQHEKIHTGEKPFTCSECGKGFLKSIRLKTHMMIHTGEKPYTCAACGKQFSQANNLKSHMMIHTGEKPFSCAECGKSFLRLFDYKTHVMIHTEKKPFSCSECGKSFSLSGRLKTHMMIHTGEKPFICSECGKGFSASKNLKSHMMTHTGEKLFSCSQCGKSFTNSRALKKHMYKHTGNKPYQCSECEKSFIQLSDLKDHQRIHTGEKPFICSQCGKSFASASGLGYHMYIHTGNKPHQCSECGKGFIQLSKFKTHQMIHTGERPFACPQCGKTSTTLSNLKIHMRIHTSVRMNVDHI; encoded by the exons ATGAAAG ATGTACTGTCATGTGAAGACATTAAAGAGGAGCACGGTCCAGAACTGGTGTCCTTTCTGGAAGATTACACTCCACATGAAAACAGTTTCAGTGATGTTTCCCACCTGACTGAAGACCTGAGAATTCATTCTGGAGAAGAGTCCTACATCTGTTCACTATGTGGGCAAAATTTAAGCTCAGAGACTTCTCTGAAACGTCACCAGGAAATGCACGACGGAAAGAGACCCCACCAGTGTTCTCAGTGCGAGTGGAGCTTCGCTCGTTTGCCGGACTTAAAACAGCATGAAAAAATTCATACCGGAGAAAAACCCTTCACCTGCTCAGAGTGCGGAAAAGGCTTCTTAAAATCCATCCGCCTCAAAACTCACATGAtgattcacaccggagagaagcctTACACATGTGCAGCCTGCGGAAAACAGTTTTCTCAAGCGAACAACCTTAAGTCCCACATGATGATTCATACTGGAGAAAAGCCGTTCAGCTGCGCTGAGTGCGGGAAGAGTTTTTTGAGGTTGTTTGACTATAAAACCCATGTGATGATTCATACCGAGAAGAAGCCTTTTTCCTGCTCTGAGTGCGGGAAGAGTTTTTCACTCTCAGGCCGCCTTAAAACCCACATGATGATTCATACGGGAGAAAAGCCCTTTATCTGCTCCGAGTGCGGGAAAGGTTTTTCAGCATCTAAAAATCTGAAAAGTCACATGATGACCCATACTGGAGAGAAGCTGTTCTCCTGCTCtcagtgtgggaagagtttcacAAATTCTAGAGCTTTGAAAAAGcacatgtacaaacacacagggaacaaaccgtatcagtgctcagagtgtgagaAGAGCTTCATACAGCTCTCAGACCTAAAAGACCACCAGAGGATTCATACCGGTGAGAAGCCTTTCATCTGTTCTCAGTGTGGGAAGAGCTTCGCCAGCGCCAGCGGCCTTGGATATCACATGTACATTCACACTGGAAACAAACCTCACCAGTGCTCCGAGTGTGGGAAGGGCTTCATCCAACTCTCAAAGTTTAAAACGCACCAAATGATTCACACCGGAGAGCGGCCTTTCGCCTGCCCTCAGTGTGGGAAGACGTCCACTACGCTGTCCAACCTTAAAATCCACATGAGGATACACACATCAGTACGAATGAATGTGGACCACATTTAA
- the LOC136686539 gene encoding zinc finger protein 135-like isoform X1 — protein sequence MKVSDTKCMVFKRQTKMSCIKEEREDIRVMEECGLKTEEMNRDVLSCEDIKEEHGPELVSFLEDYTPHENSFSDVSHLTEDLRIHSGEESYICSLCGQNLSSETSLKRHQEMHDGKRPHQCSQCEWSFARLPDLKQHEKIHTGEKPFTCSECGKGFLKSIRLKTHMMIHTGEKPYTCAACGKQFSQANNLKSHMMIHTGEKPFSCAECGKSFLRLFDYKTHVMIHTEKKPFSCSECGKSFSLSGRLKTHMMIHTGEKPFICSECGKGFSASKNLKSHMMTHTGEKLFSCSQCGKSFTNSRALKKHMYKHTGNKPYQCSECEKSFIQLSDLKDHQRIHTGEKPFICSQCGKSFASASGLGYHMYIHTGNKPHQCSECGKGFIQLSKFKTHQMIHTGERPFACPQCGKTSTTLSNLKIHMRIHTSVRMNVDHI from the exons ATGAAAG TTTCAGACACGAAATGCATGGTTTTCAAGAGACAGACCAAGATGTCTTGCATTAAAGAAGAGAGGGAGGATATCAGAGTGATGGAGGAGTGTGGACTGAAGACAGAGgagatgaacagag ATGTACTGTCATGTGAAGACATTAAAGAGGAGCACGGTCCAGAACTGGTGTCCTTTCTGGAAGATTACACTCCACATGAAAACAGTTTCAGTGATGTTTCCCACCTGACTGAAGACCTGAGAATTCATTCTGGAGAAGAGTCCTACATCTGTTCACTATGTGGGCAAAATTTAAGCTCAGAGACTTCTCTGAAACGTCACCAGGAAATGCACGACGGAAAGAGACCCCACCAGTGTTCTCAGTGCGAGTGGAGCTTCGCTCGTTTGCCGGACTTAAAACAGCATGAAAAAATTCATACCGGAGAAAAACCCTTCACCTGCTCAGAGTGCGGAAAAGGCTTCTTAAAATCCATCCGCCTCAAAACTCACATGAtgattcacaccggagagaagcctTACACATGTGCAGCCTGCGGAAAACAGTTTTCTCAAGCGAACAACCTTAAGTCCCACATGATGATTCATACTGGAGAAAAGCCGTTCAGCTGCGCTGAGTGCGGGAAGAGTTTTTTGAGGTTGTTTGACTATAAAACCCATGTGATGATTCATACCGAGAAGAAGCCTTTTTCCTGCTCTGAGTGCGGGAAGAGTTTTTCACTCTCAGGCCGCCTTAAAACCCACATGATGATTCATACGGGAGAAAAGCCCTTTATCTGCTCCGAGTGCGGGAAAGGTTTTTCAGCATCTAAAAATCTGAAAAGTCACATGATGACCCATACTGGAGAGAAGCTGTTCTCCTGCTCtcagtgtgggaagagtttcacAAATTCTAGAGCTTTGAAAAAGcacatgtacaaacacacagggaacaaaccgtatcagtgctcagagtgtgagaAGAGCTTCATACAGCTCTCAGACCTAAAAGACCACCAGAGGATTCATACCGGTGAGAAGCCTTTCATCTGTTCTCAGTGTGGGAAGAGCTTCGCCAGCGCCAGCGGCCTTGGATATCACATGTACATTCACACTGGAAACAAACCTCACCAGTGCTCCGAGTGTGGGAAGGGCTTCATCCAACTCTCAAAGTTTAAAACGCACCAAATGATTCACACCGGAGAGCGGCCTTTCGCCTGCCCTCAGTGTGGGAAGACGTCCACTACGCTGTCCAACCTTAAAATCCACATGAGGATACACACATCAGTACGAATGAATGTGGACCACATTTAA
- the LOC136677108 gene encoding zinc finger protein 585A-like, producing MFHIDLQPPLPPLRSQEDNSKSTGTDLSMEDIRHLEDLQKEIRELREEVALLEAKLRLKEGGEHGELQKTQLDLIETKQQKNNGRNQELEHIPHQSSLVFKVEPKSKAGKKQSMAVQAVARRRGFKDEPGEMYHCGCDEEMKQNLKDLPTQCFNDSGSGETQESGPRNTSDPNPEEEPGPGPRDYVKDLPQQSGPEVSQVKSELIPTEEDEDQSQAKVEESKNILEMKGNIKGKEEPQGYQEGHFISSEVAMCSRLEDLKGAAASEENVYCTETFSRRPVTSQIFTEGRVNEEQDDAFSCFWCGTQFLSASVLRAHLSSHALESLESFSAPEPLTSQTNRKKLYPCIHCGKIFADLSHCKSHEKIHAGEGPYRCPQCGISFIFLYSFQNHLKEHALEPERGTTKPYPCSFCTKQFATKATLIVHRRIHTGERPYQCCFCDQAFTRSDRLKEHERIHTGEKPYRCTSCGKQFSQAASLRTHQRIHTGEKPYACSSCGKQFSDLTGLRTHERIHTGEKPYHCLHCGKSFTQASNLRAHRKVHTAEQQALFSQSAGVKMGESCVEEGVVLLELQLLYDSETSCTKSVGTDLSMEDIGNLQKEVCRLREVIHSLQEKLRQQEKSQHTEVLEEDARCKTLEISSVCHLPPKPEAGFIYKTEPIPSDLNGYDQSPQKDEVSTLSDEYKTEASTILILDANSVPEREVGVSSVNSVCKTDFSLKRCSVQLVDCREIQNLNRPVSDEEPENQETEDINKGDNEEDHDDNEDDDDDEEYRDDDDDEDYHDDGVDDKDEDSNCSTGGSTEQKKKTFPCATCGKLMSSAVTLRRHMNYHAGKKPQKSHVCSTCGKGFSSSSTLSAHIRIHTGEKPFCCEVCGTAFKTKGTLKTHQTVHTGERHFQCSFCPRRFIHQAHRRRHERIHTDDRPHKCPDCGKAFHFADALKNHMRIHGGEKPYTCSYCSLSFRHKTYLQRHQRIHTGERPFLCDLCGKSFSDPSHFSSHKRVHTGERRYQCSFCGKSFYHSIDLKQHVRAHTKEKPYKCAHCEKAFSRSDVLKTHLRVHTGEKPYKCSICGQCFAYLGGFRTHQLKHTKEEAKKSL from the exons ATGTTCCACATAGACCTGCAGCCCCCACTGCCCCCCCTTCGCTCTCAGGAGGACAACAGCAAATCCACAGGGACTGACCTCTCCATGGAGGACATCAGACACTTGGAGGACCTCCAGAAAGAAATCAGAGAGCTGAGGGAGGAGGTGGCTCTACTGGAGGCCAAGCTGAGGCTGAAGGAGGGTGGGGAACATGGAGAACTTCAG AAAACCCAACTGGACCTGATTGAAACAAAGCAGCAGAAGAACAATGGCAGAAACCAGGAGCTGGAGCACATACCCCATCAATCTTCacttgtttttaaggtggaaccaaaGTCCAAAGCTGGGAAGAAGCAGAGCATGGCTGTCCAGGCAGTGGCAAGAAGACGAGGATTTAAAGATGAACCGGGGGAAATGTATCACTGTGGGTGCGATGAAGAAATGAAGCAGAACCTGAAAGATCTTCCCACTCAGTGTTTTAATGATTCTGGTTCTGGAGAAACTCAGGAATCTGGACCTAGAAACACATCTGACCCAAATCCTGAAGAAGAGCCAGGTCCTGGACCTAGGGACTATGTTAAAGATCTACCTCAGCAATCAGGGCCTGAGGTTAGTCAGGTTAAATCTGAATTAATCCCAACTGAGGAGGATGAAGATCAGAGCCAAGCAAAGGTGGAGGAAAGTAAAAACATCTTGGAGATGAAAGGAAACattaaaggaaaagaagaaCCACAGGGTTATCAAGAGGGTCACTTCATATCTTCAG AAGTGGCCATGTGTTCACGTTTAGAAGACCTCAAAGGAGCAGCCGCGTCTGAAGAGAACGTCTACTGCACAGAAACCTTCTCGAGGAgaccagtgacatcacaaatttTTACGGAAGGACGTGTTAATGAGGAACAGGACGATGCTTTTTCCTGCTTTTGGTGTGGAACCCAGTTCCTGTCTGCGTCTGTTCTCAGGGCTCACCTGAGTTCTCACGCTCTGGAAAGTCTGGAAAGTTTTTCAGCTCCAGAACCACTCACATCTCAGACTAACAGAAAGAAGCTGTATCCGTGCATCCACTGCGGGAAAATCTTTGCAGATCTGTCGCACTGCAAAAGCCATGAGAAGATTCATGCCGGAGAGGGGCCTTACCGATGCCCCCAGTGTGGCATTTCTTTCATCTTCCTTTACAGCTTCCAGAACCACCTCAAAGAACATGCCTTAGAACCTGAACGTGGAACCACAAAGCCTTACCCCTGCTCCTTCTGCACAAAGCAGTTCGCTACCAAGGCCACGCTCATCGTCCACAGAAggattcacactggagaaagGCCGTACCAGTGCTGCTTCTGTGACCAGGCCTTCACCAGGTCGGACAGGCTCAAAGAGCACGAGaggattcacactggagagaagccGTACCGCTGCACCTCCTGCGGGAAGCAGTTCTCTCAGGCAGCGTCCCTCAGGACTCACCAGAggattcacaccggagagaagcccTACGCCTGCTCCAGCTGCGGGAAGCAGTTTTCTGACCTAACGGGGCTCAGGACTCATGAGAGGATTCATACCGGAGAGAAGCCCTACCACTGTCTACACTGTGGGAAGAGTTTCACTCAGGCGTCCAACCTCAGAGCTCACCGCAAAGTTCACACGGCAGAACAGCAGGCACTGTTCTCC CAATCAGCTGGTGTGAAGATGGGGGAGAGTTGTGTGGAGGAAGGAGTTGTTTTATTGGAGCTGCAGCTTTTATACGACTCAGAAACGTCCTGCACAAAGTCGGTAGGAACTGACCTCTCTATGGAGGACATCGGGAACCTGCAGAAAGAAGTGTGTAGGCTGAGGGAAGTCATCCACTCACTGCAGGAGAAGCTGAGACAACAGGAGAAATCACAGCACACAGAG GTTTTAGAAGAAGACGCCAGGTGTAAAACGCTGGAAATCAGCTCAGTTTGCCATttgcctccaaaaccagaggcaggatttatttacaaaactgaACCGATTCCTTCAGACTTGAATGGTTATGACCAAAGTCCTCAGAAGGATGAGGTGTCCACTTTGAGTGACGAGTATAAAACTGAAGCATCCACCATACTCATACTGGATGCGAACTCGGTTCCGGAGCGGGAAGTGGGTGTTTCCAGTGTGAATTCTGTGTGTAAAACTGACTTTTCATTAAAGAGGTGTTCGGTGCAGTTAGTCGACTGCAGAGAAATACAGAACCTGAACAGACCCGTCTCAGATGAAGAACCGGAGAACCAAGAGACTGAAGATATCAATAAAGGGGACAATGAAGAGGATCATGATGATAacgaagatgatgatgatgatgaagagtaTCGCGATGATGATGACGACGAAGATTATCATGATGATGGCGTTGATGACAAAGATGAAGACAGTAATTGTTCCACAG GTGGCAGCacagaacaaaaaaagaaaactttcCCTTGTGCTACCTGCGGAAAATTGATGAGCTCTGCAGTAACGTTACGCAGACACATGAATTATCATGCCGGAAAGAAGCCTCAGAAGTCCCACGTCTGCAGCACTTGTGGTAAAGGCTTCTCCAGTTCGTCCACTCTGAGCGCCCACATTAGAATTCACACCGGAGAAAAGCCTTTCTGCTGTGAGGTTTGTGGGACCGCTTTTAAGACAAAAGGGACTCTCAAGACTCATCAGACTGTTCATACTGGTGAGCGACACTTCCAGTGCTCCTTTTGTCCGAGGCGTTTCATTCACCAGGCACACCGTAGACGCCACGAACGAATTCATACCGACGACAGACCACACAAGTGCCCTGACTGTGGAAAAGCTTTCCACTTTGCAGACGCTCTAAAAAATCACATGAGAATTCATGGAGGAGAAAAGCCCTACACTTGCTCGTACTGTAGCTTGAGTTTCAGGCACAAGACCTACCTTCAACGGCACCAGAggattcacaccggagagaggCCATTCCTCTGTGATCTCTGTGGGAAATCCTTCTCAGATCCGAGTCACTTTTCCAGTCACAAACGAGTTCACACCGGAGAAAGGCGTTATCAGTGCTCCTTCTGCGGGAAGAGTTTTTATCATAGCATCGACCTGAAACAACACGTACGAGCACACACGAAAGAAAAGCCGTACAAATGCGCCCACTGCGAGAAAGCTTTCTCACGGTCGGACGTCCTCAAAACACACCTGAGGGTCCACACTGGAGAAAAACCTTACAAGTGCTCCATTTGTGGACAGTGCTTTGCATATTTAGGAGGCTTTAGGACACACCAATTGAAACATACAAAAGAGGAAGCAAAGAAGAGTTTGTAG